Genomic segment of Candidatus Eremiobacterota bacterium:
GGCCAAGCTTCAGGAGGCCCTCAAGGCGAAGCCTGAGCCTGCACAGGCGCCTGCACAGGCATAGAAAAGGTTCTTCCGTGTGACTGTATAGCCGGGATGAAGCCCATCCCGGCTTTTTGCTTTTTTCACATCTCTTGCAGAAAACAAAAAAATGTGCTATTGTATCAGGAATGCCTGATTGTCGCATCTAATCCTATCCAGAGGCAGGCCTGGTTACGTGGAATGAACAATCCTTCGCGCACTTTTCTCATGATGCTGCATCACGCATGCAGGATCGCTCCCGGGAAATTCCTTCCCCTGACGCTCTGCACCGTCCTGTTTCTCTCTGCATGTCTTGTTCCTCTCGTGATGGCATACAGGATGGCTCTTGAGCCTGTGAAATTCCAGGAGAAGTCCGTCTGGATACAGGTGGGGAACCAGATAAAGGAGATTGATGCCAGAATGTTCGAGGTCATTGACGGCTGCGGCTTCACCAGGATCATATTCCTCAACTCTGCCGTCGATGACCGCGGCTATTTCCCCATACTCAGGTCTTGTGCCGCGAAATGCCGGACCAGGGGCATCAAGGTGAGCATGGGTGACCTTGTCTTCAAGGAGGCCTACCTCAAGCACTACTGGGAGCGCAACCCTCAATTAAGGAAAAAGCTCCGTGATGGCACGGTTCCCCTGCACCCCTATTACCGATTCGAGGTGTGCCCGAACAACCCGATAAACCAGCAGTATGTGGCAGACCAGCTCGTAGAGAAAGCGAGGGAGGCAGGAGTCGATGAGGTCCATGTCGATTATGAATGCACTGCCTGTTACTGCCGCTACTGTATCAAGGACTTCCTGCGGGAGTCCGGCAAGGATGCCAGGGATCTCTCGCCGGAAGACCCTGACTGGAGAAACTGGCGATCCTGCAAGACTGCGGCATTCTTCGAAACCCTGGCCAGGAAAATATCGAAAGGGGCCCCTTCCCTTAAAATCTCAGCAACAGCACCTATCATCGGCCCCAGGGGAGGCTTCACCGAATACGGGATCGACCTTCGCTACGAGGATATTGCAGGCTTTGTCGATGAGTTCATTCCCATGATTTACATATCGGAGCTCCTACCCCCCGAGCTCGCGGGGAGAAAGCACCTGGCGGTGAAAAGGAGGCTCAGGGACAGCGTCGTGACGCCCGGCCTCCTCCTTGCCGAGGAAAAGATGGGGAGCACGAAGAATGCGGAGCGCTTCAGAAGGGAGCTCACCTCGGTTTACCGCGCCGGTGCCCGCGGGATAGTGATCTTCGAGGTGCGCTTCATCAATGAAGAGATCGTGAAGATACTCAGGGAGTGCTAATCCTCATAAAGGGCGTTGGATGCCTTTTCCACCGTGGCGTTCTTATGGATGAGCAGGGTCAGCGCACGAACCATCCTTGAGGGTGAATCGTATCCCCAGACATTTCTGCCCATGGCGACTCCCGCACCCCCGGCATCCAGGGACTCTTTTACCATCCTGAAGAGCTCATAGTGGCTCTCCACCTTTTCACCGCCAAGGATCACAATAGGGGCGGGGCACTCCTTCGCCATCTTCCTGAATTCTTCAGCGGCTCCCGGGTAGGCCGTCTTGATGAAATCAGCTCCAAGCTCGAATGCCGAGCGGCAGGAGACGGAGAAGGCTTCGCCCTTGCCCATTTTCTTAGCCCGCTCGCCCTTGGGCATCACCTCCACCAGAAGAGGCATGCCCCAGGAATCGCAGAGATCGGCAATTTTCGAGGCCTCCTCGATAAACTCCCCTTCCCTGGGATGGCCGAATTTAATAGTCATGGCCACCGCATCTGCGCCCCATTTCAGGGCTGTTTCGACGTTCGAGATGACTCGGTCTTCAAAGGAATCCGGGTTGGAGAGAAGCGTAAAGCCTCCCGAGATGCGAAGTATCACCCCCGCGCCCCTGGCGACGGAATCCCTGGCCTTCCCGAGCATTCCCTTCGTGACAAGGATGGCGTCGGCGCCGGCTTTCGTCACCTCGCCGACAATCCGCGAAGGGTCAGCAAGTCCTTCCATTGCTCCCGCGATAGCCGCGTGGTCGAGGGCTATGATGAGGGCCCTCCCGTCCTCCCTGAAAATGTTCTTAAGCCTCAGTGTCTTTCCTGTCACCGCAGTCTCCTTTCTCCGTCGCCGGCAGCTCAAGAAAGCTCTCCCTGAGCGAGGGGTAAAGCTTCTCAAAGAGCGCCACCTTCTCGTGATAAAACTGATGGAGCCCTTCACGGGGCTCAAATACCTCGGCAATCCTGACGAGTCTCCTTGAAGCCTCGATGAGGCTTTGATACAGGCCGGCCCCTTTCCCGGCGATAAGAGCCATACCCAGGGTTTCCCCGTTCACTATGCGGGGGACTTTCACGGGAAGGCCGGTGACGTCGGCCTTGATCTGGCTCCAGAAAGAACTCCGTGCCTGGCCCCCGGAGGTGGTGACAGCCCCGAGTGATGCCCCTTCGCCTTTGAAAAGCTTCGTGATGCTTGCTATTTCATAGGCTACTCCCTCAATGATGGCTCTCGCGAGATCTTCCCTGCGGTGGGCCAGCGAGAGACCGAAAAATACGCCCCTTGCATGGGGGTCCCACCAGGGTGCCCTCGCGCCGGCAAGGTAGGGGAGGAAAAAGAGACCCTTTGCCCCGGGAGGCGACTTTTCCGCTTCCAGGAGGACTTTCTCGTAGGGAGTCCTCCTGTGGTAAAAGAGGTCCTTGTACCATTGGAGTGCTTTCCCTGTTGTCGAGAGCATGGCGCCGATATGGAAGGAAGAGGGGAGAAGAGGATGGGGTATGGTGAAGAAGCCGTGGCCTCTTATGGGAGCTCTCCAGCACAGGTTGACTCCCTGAGTGGTCCCCCCCTTGTCACAGATGGCTCCCTCCTCAAGCGTAGAGGCGCCAAGGAGCACTTCCACGAAATCAGCGCCTCCCGTGCCTGAAAAGACGGGTGTTCCCTCGGGAAGGCCTGTAGCTCTTGATGCAGAGGCGCTCACATGGCCCAGAAGCTCACTCATCAGGGCATAGGGTGGGAACAGGGACCTGTCGAGCCCTGCAGCCTCTATGGTAATTTCATCCCAGGGCCTGAGGTGTTCCGAGCAGAGCGAAGCCTTGATTGTGCCTGTGAGCCTGTAGGTGAGGTAATCAAGGGGCTGCATGAGCCAGCGGATTTCCCTGAAGGTATCGGGCTCCTTGTTTTTCAGCCAGAGTGCCTTGGGGATGTACCAGGCGGCATCGGTCCTGCGGCCTGTTTTCCCTTGAATATAAAGGGCTTCCTCGACAGCGCGGCGGTCCATCCAGATCAGTGATGACCGCACAGGTCTCCCCCTGCGGTCGAGGGCCACCAGGGAGGGCCCGTGGCTTCCCACGGCGAT
This window contains:
- a CDS encoding family 10 glycosylhydrolase, with product MNNPSRTFLMMLHHACRIAPGKFLPLTLCTVLFLSACLVPLVMAYRMALEPVKFQEKSVWIQVGNQIKEIDARMFEVIDGCGFTRIIFLNSAVDDRGYFPILRSCAAKCRTRGIKVSMGDLVFKEAYLKHYWERNPQLRKKLRDGTVPLHPYYRFEVCPNNPINQQYVADQLVEKAREAGVDEVHVDYECTACYCRYCIKDFLRESGKDARDLSPEDPDWRNWRSCKTAAFFETLARKISKGAPSLKISATAPIIGPRGGFTEYGIDLRYEDIAGFVDEFIPMIYISELLPPELAGRKHLAVKRRLRDSVVTPGLLLAEEKMGSTKNAERFRRELTSVYRAGARGIVIFEVRFINEEIVKILREC
- a CDS encoding 2-amino-3,7-dideoxy-D-threo-hept-6-ulosonate synthase codes for the protein MTGKTLRLKNIFREDGRALIIALDHAAIAGAMEGLADPSRIVGEVTKAGADAILVTKGMLGKARDSVARGAGVILRISGGFTLLSNPDSFEDRVISNVETALKWGADAVAMTIKFGHPREGEFIEEASKIADLCDSWGMPLLVEVMPKGERAKKMGKGEAFSVSCRSAFELGADFIKTAYPGAAEEFRKMAKECPAPIVILGGEKVESHYELFRMVKESLDAGGAGVAMGRNVWGYDSPSRMVRALTLLIHKNATVEKASNALYED
- a CDS encoding FGGY-family carbohydrate kinase, which codes for MEYLAGLDLGTTEVKGGFFSLSGDLLACSMASYGLSTEECPGAATSDPGEWWRAFCRVLTVCTSKAPPGILKGIAVGSHGPSLVALDRRGRPVRSSLIWMDRRAVEEALYIQGKTGRRTDAAWYIPKALWLKNKEPDTFREIRWLMQPLDYLTYRLTGTIKASLCSEHLRPWDEITIEAAGLDRSLFPPYALMSELLGHVSASASRATGLPEGTPVFSGTGGADFVEVLLGASTLEEGAICDKGGTTQGVNLCWRAPIRGHGFFTIPHPLLPSSFHIGAMLSTTGKALQWYKDLFYHRRTPYEKVLLEAEKSPPGAKGLFFLPYLAGARAPWWDPHARGVFFGLSLAHRREDLARAIIEGVAYEIASITKLFKGEGASLGAVTTSGGQARSSFWSQIKADVTGLPVKVPRIVNGETLGMALIAGKGAGLYQSLIEASRRLVRIAEVFEPREGLHQFYHEKVALFEKLYPSLRESFLELPATEKGDCGDRKDTEA